In Hymenobacter aquaticus, a single window of DNA contains:
- the rpiB gene encoding ribose 5-phosphate isomerase B: MSTLKNRLAIGSDHAGFAYKEMLAHWLRDNGYEVQDFGTYSTDSVDYPDFVHPVANAITAGEFERGILVCGSANGVAITANKHQGIRAAIAWAPELAELARQHNNANIICVPERFVTEEAAREIVSKFLNTAFEGGRHQNRVSKIDC, translated from the coding sequence ATGAGCACATTGAAAAACAGACTCGCCATCGGCTCCGACCACGCCGGCTTTGCCTATAAGGAAATGCTGGCCCACTGGCTGCGCGACAACGGCTACGAGGTACAAGACTTTGGCACCTACTCCACCGACTCGGTAGACTATCCGGACTTTGTGCACCCCGTGGCCAACGCCATTACCGCCGGCGAGTTTGAGCGCGGCATTCTGGTCTGCGGCTCGGCCAACGGCGTGGCTATTACGGCCAACAAGCACCAGGGCATCCGGGCGGCCATTGCCTGGGCGCCGGAGCTGGCCGAACTGGCCCGGCAGCACAACAACGCCAACATCATCTGCGTGCCCGAGCGGTTCGTGACCGAAGAAGCGGCCCGGGAAATCGTCAGCAAGTTTCTGAACACCGCCTTCGAAGGAGGCCGCCACCAAAACCGCGTGAGCAAAATCGACTGCTAA
- the tatC gene encoding twin-arginine translocase subunit TatC: MNTDQPNLGEVHEMSFIDHLEALRWHIIRSAISIVIFATAAFFAKDFLFHDLILGPSRADFWTYRMFCKFGQWIGAPDLCMDKVGFIIQNREMSGQLTMHISTSFMVGLVLAFPYTFWEIWRFIKPGLYPHEQKNSQGAVFFVSVLFALGLMFGYYIAAPLSINFLASYTVDPTIENQIDLQSYLSTLTTMSISTAFVFELPMIVFFLAKAGLITPEIMRLYRKHAIVVILIIAAVITPPDISAQIIVTIPILILYELSINIARVVARSRTATLNAQLAENNGVSS, translated from the coding sequence TTGAACACTGACCAACCCAATCTGGGCGAAGTACACGAAATGTCCTTCATCGACCATCTGGAGGCCTTGCGGTGGCACATCATCCGCTCGGCCATCTCGATTGTCATCTTTGCTACCGCCGCGTTTTTTGCCAAAGACTTCTTGTTTCACGACCTGATTCTGGGTCCGTCCCGCGCCGACTTCTGGACCTACCGCATGTTCTGCAAGTTTGGCCAGTGGATCGGGGCGCCGGATTTGTGCATGGACAAGGTGGGCTTCATCATCCAGAACCGGGAGATGAGCGGACAGCTGACGATGCACATCAGCACTTCCTTTATGGTGGGGCTGGTGCTGGCATTTCCGTACACGTTCTGGGAAATCTGGCGCTTTATCAAGCCCGGCCTGTACCCGCACGAGCAGAAAAACTCCCAGGGCGCGGTGTTTTTCGTGTCGGTGCTGTTTGCGCTGGGCCTGATGTTCGGCTACTACATTGCCGCCCCGCTGAGCATCAACTTCCTGGCCTCGTACACCGTCGACCCGACCATCGAAAACCAGATTGACCTGCAGAGCTACCTAAGCACGCTCACCACGATGTCCATTTCCACGGCCTTCGTCTTTGAGTTGCCCATGATAGTGTTCTTCCTGGCCAAAGCCGGCCTGATTACGCCCGAAATCATGCGCTTGTACCGCAAGCACGCCATTGTGGTCATCCTTATCATTGCCGCCGTCATCACGCCCCCGGACATTTCGGCCCAGATCATCGTCACCATTCCCATCCTGATTCTCTACGAGCTGAGCATCAACATTGCCCGGGTGGTGGCGCGCAGCCGCACGGCCACCCTGAATGCCCAACTGGCCGAGAACAACGGAGTATCTTCCTAA
- a CDS encoding serine hydroxymethyltransferase, protein MEIRTAPIAQDTVLFDLIRQEKERQTHGIELIASENYVSEQVMRAQGSILTNKYAEGLPGKRYYGGCEIVDQIEQLAIDRAKELFGVEWVNVQPHSGAQANAAVMLAVLNPGDKILGFDLSHGGHLTHGSAVNFSGKLYKPSFYGVEPETGLIDWEKVKETARREQPKLIICGASAYSRDWDYKALREAADEVGALLLADISHPSGLIAKGLLNSPFEHCHIVTTTTHKTLRGPRGGLIMLGKDFENPFGLKTPKGELRMMSALLDSGVFPGTQGGPLEHVIGAKAVAFGECLSDAYTEYTQQVIRNAQALAKGFVDRGYQIISGGTDNHLMLIDLRSKGLTGKLAENTLIKADITINKNMVPFDDKSPFVTSGMRIGSAAVTTRGLREADMARIVEFIDDVLMHHADEAHLLKVRGQINEWMQQYPLFA, encoded by the coding sequence ATGGAAATTCGCACTGCCCCCATTGCCCAGGACACGGTCCTGTTCGACCTCATCCGCCAGGAAAAGGAGCGTCAGACCCACGGTATTGAACTGATTGCCTCGGAAAACTACGTTTCCGAGCAGGTGATGCGGGCGCAGGGCTCCATCCTGACCAACAAGTACGCCGAGGGCCTGCCCGGCAAGCGCTACTACGGCGGCTGCGAAATCGTGGACCAGATCGAGCAGCTGGCCATCGACCGGGCCAAGGAGCTGTTTGGCGTGGAGTGGGTGAACGTGCAGCCCCACTCCGGTGCCCAGGCCAACGCGGCCGTGATGCTGGCCGTGCTGAATCCCGGCGACAAAATCCTGGGCTTCGACCTGAGCCACGGCGGCCACCTCACCCACGGCTCGGCCGTGAACTTCTCGGGCAAGCTCTACAAGCCCAGCTTCTACGGCGTGGAGCCCGAAACCGGCCTCATCGACTGGGAGAAAGTAAAGGAAACCGCCCGCCGCGAGCAGCCCAAGCTCATCATCTGCGGGGCCTCGGCCTACTCCCGCGACTGGGATTACAAAGCCCTGCGCGAAGCCGCCGATGAAGTAGGCGCCCTGCTGCTGGCCGATATTTCCCACCCCTCGGGCCTGATTGCCAAGGGCTTGCTCAACTCGCCCTTCGAGCACTGCCACATCGTAACCACCACCACCCACAAGACCCTGCGCGGCCCCCGCGGCGGCCTGATCATGCTGGGCAAGGACTTCGAAAACCCCTTCGGCCTGAAAACACCCAAGGGCGAGCTGCGCATGATGTCGGCTTTGCTCGACTCGGGCGTATTCCCCGGCACCCAGGGCGGGCCGCTGGAGCACGTTATCGGGGCCAAGGCCGTGGCCTTCGGCGAATGCCTGAGCGACGCGTACACCGAATATACCCAGCAGGTTATTCGCAACGCCCAGGCCCTGGCCAAGGGCTTCGTGGACCGCGGCTACCAGATCATCAGCGGCGGCACCGACAACCACCTGATGCTCATCGACCTGCGTAGCAAGGGCCTGACCGGCAAGCTGGCCGAAAACACCCTCATCAAGGCCGACATCACCATCAACAAGAACATGGTGCCCTTCGATGACAAGTCGCCCTTCGTGACCAGCGGCATGCGCATCGGCTCGGCCGCCGTGACGACCCGCGGCCTGCGCGAGGCCGACATGGCCCGCATCGTGGAGTTTATCGACGACGTGCTGATGCACCACGCTGACGAGGCCCACCTGCTGAAAGTGCGCGGCCAGATCAACGAATGGATGCAGCAGTATCCGCTTTTTGCTTAA
- a CDS encoding sigma-70 RNA polymerase sigma factor region 4 domain-containing protein: MNQPLAEALTHLRMGNQSFLITFYEEQRDHFARWARRQHQLEPAAAHELLRGVLVDFYDQVADGRLTKLPPDLRNYLYGMAQEQIQAQKTTAELPQVEAGRRQLLLRVFSQLGPDCQQVLMYFYFRGYNFEKVAGKMGFANATVARIQKTSCLRKLLDLQARLLSGGGAEAGASAAAV; this comes from the coding sequence ATGAACCAGCCCCTGGCCGAAGCCCTGACCCATCTGCGGATGGGCAATCAGTCGTTCCTGATTACGTTTTATGAGGAGCAGCGGGACCATTTTGCCCGCTGGGCCCGGCGGCAGCACCAGCTCGAGCCGGCCGCGGCCCACGAGCTGCTGCGCGGCGTGCTGGTCGATTTTTACGACCAGGTAGCCGACGGCCGCCTCACCAAGCTGCCCCCCGACCTGCGCAACTACCTCTACGGCATGGCCCAGGAGCAGATTCAGGCCCAGAAAACCACCGCCGAATTGCCCCAAGTGGAAGCCGGCCGCCGCCAGCTGCTGCTGCGCGTGTTCAGCCAGCTGGGCCCCGACTGCCAGCAGGTGCTGATGTATTTTTATTTCCGGGGCTACAACTTCGAGAAAGTGGCCGGCAAAATGGGCTTCGCCAACGCCACCGTGGCCCGCATTCAGAAAACCAGCTGCCTGCGCAAACTCCTTGACCTTCAGGCGCGGCTGCTGAGCGGCGGCGGGGCCGAAGCCGGCGCTTCAGCCGCCGCCGTCTGA
- a CDS encoding tetratricopeptide repeat protein: MMSPAELRPFLDELERFADGQMTAAEQDAFEERMQQEPALREAYEAFEQITADLRWVAGHETLRHRLLTLDRRLDQRQTALLRIKRQRRRAQTRWGTIFTVAVLLLLGLWFLLRPAGPRGGRAWENYYVADPGLPASVTQEGRPLLAEAMEKYRQGQYPAALHILRRVPTDNLGADTLLYYNGIFLLSQGDGSAARPYLRRVIQQPGSALARKARYHLAVAYWQARQRPEARAAFREVAADSLNPYRQAARKVLAANVLQGEE, encoded by the coding sequence ATGATGTCGCCCGCTGAGCTGCGCCCGTTTCTGGATGAGCTGGAACGCTTTGCCGATGGCCAAATGACGGCAGCCGAGCAGGACGCTTTTGAGGAGCGTATGCAGCAGGAACCCGCCCTGCGCGAAGCCTACGAAGCCTTCGAGCAGATTACCGCCGACCTGCGCTGGGTGGCCGGCCACGAAACCCTCCGCCACCGCCTGCTCACCCTCGACCGGCGCCTCGACCAGCGCCAAACGGCGCTGCTGCGCATCAAGCGGCAGCGGCGCCGGGCCCAAACCCGCTGGGGCACCATCTTCACGGTGGCCGTGCTGCTGCTGCTGGGGCTGTGGTTTTTGCTGCGCCCCGCCGGCCCGCGCGGCGGCCGTGCCTGGGAAAACTACTACGTGGCCGACCCCGGCCTGCCTGCATCAGTCACGCAAGAGGGGCGGCCGCTGTTGGCCGAAGCCATGGAAAAGTATCGGCAGGGCCAGTACCCGGCTGCCCTGCACATTCTGCGCCGCGTGCCCACCGACAACCTGGGCGCCGATACGCTGCTGTATTACAACGGTATTTTTCTGCTGAGCCAAGGGGATGGCAGCGCGGCCCGGCCCTACCTGCGCCGCGTCATTCAGCAGCCCGGCTCGGCCCTCGCGCGCAAGGCCCGCTACCACCTGGCAGTAGCCTACTGGCAGGCCCGGCAACGCCCCGAAGCCCGCGCCGCCTTCCGCGAAGTAGCCGCCGACTCGCTGAACCCCTATCGGCAGGCCGCCCGCAAGGTATTGGCGGCCAACGTGCTGCAAGGCGAGGAATAA
- a CDS encoding metallophosphoesterase family protein, translating into MARYVTTDLHGCLTTFRHLLENVIRLQSTDELYLLGDYVNKGPDSRGLLDYLMQLPGQGYQVQCLRGNHDQELLDAARGRRHLAWASQADRTLTLQSFGVKATEDIPEPYLRWLDALPYQLDIPGFTLVHAGYDFRLPPDRMRTDWHTMLNIKQFTFDASRLQGRRLLHGHVPTPTAEVKQQVKKRAGSICLDTGCVYRLNPELSHLAVLELDSFELTLQPNIEPPYFIMQR; encoded by the coding sequence ATGGCCCGTTACGTTACCACCGATTTGCACGGCTGCCTGACCACCTTCCGACACCTGCTGGAAAACGTTATCCGCCTGCAATCCACCGACGAGCTCTACCTGCTGGGCGACTACGTGAACAAGGGCCCCGACAGCCGCGGCCTGCTCGACTACCTGATGCAGCTGCCCGGGCAGGGCTACCAGGTGCAGTGCCTGCGCGGCAACCACGACCAGGAGCTGCTCGACGCCGCCCGGGGCCGCCGGCACTTGGCCTGGGCTTCCCAGGCCGACCGTACTCTCACGCTGCAAAGCTTCGGGGTGAAAGCCACGGAAGACATTCCGGAGCCCTACCTGCGGTGGCTCGACGCGCTGCCCTACCAGCTCGACATTCCCGGTTTCACGCTGGTCCACGCCGGCTACGACTTCCGCCTGCCCCCCGACCGGATGCGCACCGACTGGCACACGATGCTCAACATCAAGCAGTTCACCTTCGATGCCTCCCGCCTACAAGGTCGGCGGCTGCTGCACGGCCACGTGCCCACGCCCACGGCCGAAGTAAAGCAGCAGGTGAAAAAACGGGCTGGCTCTATCTGCCTCGATACGGGCTGCGTGTACCGCCTGAACCCCGAGCTTTCCCACCTGGCCGTACTGGAGCTCGACTCGTTCGAGCTGACGTTGCAGCCCAACATCGAGCCGCCCTACTTTATCATGCAGCGCTGA